One genomic window of Polyangium aurulentum includes the following:
- a CDS encoding PEGA domain-containing protein: protein MKTRACVTALFLSLTAPALLATPLAHAQGADPVTEVARQRYEDGVKAFDAGRFEDARTAFLQAYALKRHPAVLLNLGQSELRSNHPEDAGMHLQQFLREMPSASPEQKAAAEKGIADAKKKTGFVVVLVDANGADVQIDGASVGKSPLLNVVFVKPGPHVVTATYGGKTATTKVDAKQGTATAANLVIGVPGSATPQPQPQPPQPVAQKPPAQNPAPSTTPTATGAQPQPPAPQPSATTPPPGQTTASTYPPPAESSGISIGTTPETGADQATGTREPFFHWYKRKPIAWVGTGVAGIGLISGITFSSLAAYTSGQADKHAVEIRTFYENPQPGSTISDKERFGGRSPCGPEDNAKLDLPTYSDACNTLREDLSDYDIDVALAATGWTLFGVGVIGTAVYAALDWYPKKNYTGDTTTTSSEPVKPRILAITPSVSPEYQGIGVMGTF from the coding sequence ATGAAGACACGCGCTTGCGTCACTGCCCTGTTTCTGTCGCTCACCGCTCCGGCCCTGCTCGCCACGCCGCTCGCCCACGCGCAGGGGGCGGACCCGGTCACCGAGGTCGCGCGCCAGCGCTACGAGGACGGCGTCAAGGCGTTCGACGCGGGCCGCTTCGAGGACGCGCGCACGGCGTTCCTGCAAGCCTACGCGCTCAAGCGCCACCCGGCCGTGCTCCTGAACCTCGGGCAGAGCGAGCTGCGCTCGAACCACCCCGAGGACGCCGGCATGCACCTGCAGCAGTTCCTGCGCGAGATGCCCTCGGCCTCGCCCGAGCAGAAGGCCGCCGCAGAGAAGGGCATCGCCGACGCGAAGAAGAAGACCGGCTTCGTCGTGGTGCTCGTCGACGCGAACGGCGCGGACGTGCAGATCGACGGGGCCAGCGTCGGCAAGTCGCCGCTGCTCAACGTGGTGTTCGTCAAGCCCGGCCCGCACGTCGTCACCGCGACGTATGGCGGCAAGACGGCGACGACCAAGGTCGACGCAAAGCAGGGCACGGCCACCGCTGCGAACCTCGTGATCGGCGTGCCGGGCTCCGCGACGCCGCAGCCGCAGCCGCAGCCGCCGCAGCCCGTGGCGCAGAAGCCCCCGGCGCAAAACCCCGCGCCCTCCACCACCCCGACCGCGACCGGCGCGCAGCCTCAACCCCCGGCGCCGCAGCCCTCGGCCACCACGCCTCCCCCCGGACAAACCACGGCGAGCACGTATCCCCCGCCGGCCGAGTCCTCGGGGATCTCGATCGGGACCACGCCCGAGACGGGCGCGGATCAGGCGACGGGCACGCGCGAGCCGTTCTTCCACTGGTACAAGCGCAAGCCCATCGCGTGGGTGGGGACGGGCGTCGCGGGCATCGGCCTCATCTCGGGCATCACCTTCTCCTCGCTCGCCGCGTACACGAGCGGCCAGGCGGACAAGCACGCCGTGGAGATCCGCACCTTCTACGAGAACCCGCAGCCGGGCTCGACGATCTCCGACAAGGAGCGCTTCGGCGGCCGCTCGCCTTGCGGCCCCGAGGACAACGCGAAGCTCGACCTGCCGACGTACTCGGACGCTTGCAACACGCTGCGCGAGGACCTCTCCGACTACGACATCGACGTGGCCCTCGCGGCCACGGGCTGGACGCTCTTCGGCGTCGGCGTGATCGGCACCGCGGTCTACGCGGCGCTCGATTGGTACCCGAAGAAGAACTACACGGGCGACACCACCACGACCTCGTCCGAGCCGGTCAAGCCTCGCATCCTCGCGATCACGCCGAGCGTCTCGCCCGAGTACCAGGGCATCGGCGTCATGGGCACCTTCTGA
- the uvrA gene encoding excinuclease ABC subunit UvrA: MDRLVIRGARQHNLKDISLSLPRDRLVVITGPSGSGKSSLAFDTVYAEGQRRYVESLSAYARQFLEQLAKPDVESIEGLSPAIAIEQRALAKSPRSTVGTVTEISDYLRLLFARVGTPHCPNCGARIEAQTVQQIVDRILGLGDGARVTVLAPIARARRGELKLELDKLRREGFVRARIDGEIVDLGDELVLDRTRPHDLDVVIDRIVVKEGIKGRVTDSVELALKLGEGRLLADPSTSDKDRAEPIWMSERFACIACGISLPPIEPRMFSFNGPHGACPACDGIGVRTRIDPERVVPDQKRTLREGAVVAWGRRGSMALATETERAVTSLGVNPDVPFRDLTEEQRKAILFGAEAAPAKGRKKGSTGYEGIVPRLERQLEEGGPVETGDGDDPDLDDELAGGEDIGRFAVTRVCDVCKGKRLRAEALAVKIAEKNIAEIGTMGLRALRTFLTGLTDKTTPMAPRDRAIAEPLLRAVIARLGFLIDVGLDYLTLDRSAQTLSGGEGQRIRLATQIGAALVGVLYVLDEPSVGLHARDNARLLEALRKLVDLGNSVLVVEHDRDAINAADHVVDMGPGAGAHGGQIVAQGSPAELAKDPKSVTGPWLSGDKHLPIPTKRRKSDGRVIRLAGAKAHNLRGVTVEIPIGLMCAVTGVSGSGKSSLIIDTLLPAARAALYRTNAPVGECESIEGLSHIDKVISIDQAPIGRTPRSNPATYTGVFGLLREIYAGLPEARARGYKPGRFSFNVKGGRCEACQGDGVLRVEMHFLPDVFVTCETCGGKRYNRETLEVLYRGMSIADALDLTVEGAIEQFEAIPRVRERLAALHRVGLGYIKLGQPATTISGGEAQRVKLARELARKATGRTMYVLDEPTTGLHFSDIEVLIGALTSLRDAGNTVVVIEHNLDVVACSDWVIDLGPEGGERGGTVVAQGSPEQVAQVEGSHTGHYLREVLETGKKRPGRSKK, encoded by the coding sequence ATGGATCGATTGGTCATTCGCGGTGCTCGGCAGCACAACCTCAAGGACATCAGCCTGTCGCTACCGCGCGACCGGCTCGTGGTGATCACGGGGCCGAGCGGCTCCGGCAAGTCCTCGCTCGCGTTCGACACGGTCTACGCCGAGGGGCAGCGGCGCTACGTCGAGTCGCTCTCGGCCTACGCGCGGCAGTTCCTGGAGCAGCTCGCCAAGCCCGACGTCGAGTCGATCGAGGGCCTGTCACCTGCGATCGCAATCGAGCAGCGAGCGCTCGCCAAGAGCCCGCGCTCGACGGTCGGGACGGTGACGGAGATCTCGGACTACCTGCGACTCCTCTTCGCCCGCGTGGGCACGCCGCACTGTCCGAATTGCGGCGCGCGCATCGAGGCGCAGACGGTGCAGCAGATCGTCGATCGCATCCTCGGCCTCGGCGACGGCGCTCGCGTGACGGTGCTCGCGCCCATCGCGCGGGCTCGGCGCGGCGAGCTGAAGCTCGAGCTCGACAAGCTCCGGCGCGAAGGTTTCGTGCGCGCGCGGATCGATGGAGAGATCGTCGATCTCGGCGACGAGCTGGTGCTCGATCGGACGCGGCCGCACGACCTCGACGTGGTCATCGATCGCATCGTGGTCAAGGAAGGGATCAAGGGCCGGGTGACCGACTCGGTCGAGCTCGCGCTCAAGCTCGGTGAGGGGCGGCTGCTCGCGGATCCCTCGACGTCGGACAAGGATCGCGCCGAGCCCATCTGGATGAGCGAGCGGTTCGCGTGCATCGCTTGCGGCATCTCGCTGCCGCCGATCGAGCCGCGCATGTTCTCGTTCAACGGCCCTCACGGCGCTTGCCCGGCCTGCGACGGCATCGGGGTGCGGACGCGGATCGATCCGGAGCGGGTCGTGCCGGATCAGAAGCGCACGCTGCGCGAGGGCGCGGTCGTCGCGTGGGGCCGGCGTGGCTCGATGGCGCTCGCGACCGAGACCGAGCGTGCCGTCACCTCGCTCGGCGTGAACCCGGACGTGCCGTTCCGCGATCTGACGGAGGAGCAGCGCAAGGCGATCCTCTTCGGCGCGGAGGCGGCTCCCGCGAAGGGACGCAAGAAGGGCAGCACGGGCTACGAGGGCATCGTTCCCAGGCTCGAGCGGCAGCTCGAGGAGGGCGGGCCTGTCGAGACGGGGGACGGCGACGATCCGGATCTCGACGACGAGCTCGCGGGCGGCGAGGACATCGGGCGCTTCGCGGTCACGCGCGTCTGCGACGTGTGCAAGGGCAAGCGGCTGCGGGCCGAGGCGCTCGCGGTGAAGATCGCCGAGAAGAACATCGCCGAGATCGGCACGATGGGCCTGCGCGCGCTGCGCACGTTCCTCACGGGGCTCACGGACAAGACGACGCCGATGGCGCCTCGCGATCGGGCGATCGCGGAGCCGCTCCTGCGGGCGGTGATCGCGCGGCTCGGCTTCCTCATCGACGTGGGGCTCGACTACCTCACGCTCGATCGTTCCGCGCAGACGCTCTCGGGAGGCGAGGGGCAGCGCATCCGGCTGGCGACGCAGATCGGCGCCGCGCTCGTGGGCGTGCTCTACGTGCTCGACGAGCCGAGCGTGGGCTTACACGCGCGCGACAATGCCCGGCTGCTCGAGGCGCTGCGCAAGCTCGTCGATCTCGGCAACAGCGTGCTCGTGGTCGAGCACGATCGCGATGCGATCAACGCGGCCGATCACGTGGTCGACATGGGGCCTGGCGCGGGCGCGCATGGCGGGCAGATCGTGGCGCAGGGCAGCCCTGCGGAGCTCGCCAAGGATCCGAAGTCGGTGACGGGGCCGTGGCTGTCGGGGGACAAGCACCTGCCGATCCCGACGAAGCGGCGCAAGAGCGATGGCCGGGTCATCCGGCTCGCGGGCGCCAAGGCGCACAACCTGCGCGGCGTGACGGTGGAGATCCCGATCGGGCTCATGTGCGCGGTGACGGGCGTGAGCGGCTCGGGCAAGTCGAGCCTCATCATCGACACGCTGCTCCCTGCGGCGCGGGCTGCCCTTTACCGGACGAACGCGCCGGTGGGCGAGTGCGAGAGCATCGAGGGGCTGTCGCACATCGACAAGGTGATCTCGATCGATCAGGCGCCGATCGGACGCACGCCGCGGAGCAACCCGGCGACGTACACGGGCGTGTTCGGGTTGCTGCGCGAGATCTACGCGGGTTTGCCCGAGGCGCGCGCGCGTGGCTACAAGCCGGGGCGCTTCTCGTTCAACGTGAAGGGCGGCCGGTGCGAGGCGTGTCAGGGCGACGGCGTTCTGCGCGTGGAGATGCACTTCTTGCCCGACGTGTTCGTCACCTGCGAGACGTGCGGGGGCAAGCGGTACAACCGCGAGACGCTCGAGGTGCTCTACCGGGGCATGTCGATCGCGGACGCGCTCGATCTCACGGTGGAGGGTGCGATCGAGCAGTTCGAGGCGATCCCGCGGGTGCGTGAGCGGCTCGCGGCGCTGCACCGGGTGGGGCTCGGGTACATCAAGCTCGGGCAGCCTGCGACGACGATCTCGGGCGGCGAGGCGCAGCGGGTGAAGCTCGCGCGCGAGCTCGCGCGCAAGGCGACGGGGCGGACGATGTACGTGCTCGACGAGCCCACGACGGGCCTGCACTTCTCGGACATCGAGGTGCTGATCGGCGCGCTGACGAGCCTGCGGGACGCGGGAAACACGGTGGTCGTGATCGAGCACAACCTCGACGTGGTGGCTTGCAGCGACTGGGTGATCGATCTCGGGCCGGAGGGCGGCGAGCGAGGCGGCACGGTGGTGGCGCAGGGCTCACCGGAGCAGGTGGCTCAGGTCGAGGGATCGCACACGGGGCACTACCTGCGCGAGGTGCTCGAGACCGGGAAGAAGCGGCCCGGGCGCAGCAAGAAGTAG
- a CDS encoding TraR/DksA family transcriptional regulator, with protein MNKAQLKKFQSLLELKRDEIVKKAKQTLSEEMLLDASDLPDEMDLASSEYLQSLTFRLRGREKSFLDKISKALVKIEDGSFGKCEECEEEISIKRLEARPETTLCIRCKEDQERAEKDFG; from the coding sequence ATGAACAAGGCTCAGCTCAAGAAGTTCCAGTCCCTGCTCGAGCTCAAGCGCGACGAGATCGTCAAGAAGGCCAAGCAGACGCTGAGCGAGGAGATGTTGCTCGACGCCAGCGACCTGCCCGACGAGATGGACCTCGCCTCGAGCGAGTACCTCCAGTCGCTCACCTTCCGCCTCCGCGGCCGCGAGAAGTCCTTCCTCGACAAGATCTCGAAGGCCCTCGTGAAGATCGAGGACGGCTCCTTCGGCAAGTGCGAGGAGTGCGAGGAGGAGATCTCCATCAAGCGCCTCGAAGCCCGCCCCGAGACCACGCTCTGCATCCGCTGCAAAGAGGACCAAGAGCGCGCCGAAAAAGACTTCGGCTAG
- a CDS encoding formylglycine-generating enzyme family protein translates to MNKRTVNVLASIGAGLAVGGLALLARNLPSSLLKVVRAAPREASDMDAAPPTPTAAPTSAPSAAPSPGPAACPADMSLVEGLFCPKLDYRCARPSSEPGHGCAEYARGMTCAGEPDPRRYCIDRYEWPNRVGEQPRVFVDWHEAKALCASAGKRLCRRSEWTLACEGPKRLPYAWGFVRQPNPCNVDRASIPFDVAAILDERTREGEIARLWQADPIGTHPACVSSFGAYDMAGNVDEWTDNLADDPETPQPSTLNGGYWGPVRNTCRLSTKTHGPTFKFYQVGFRCCSDTIDGVPTPPPRPFIDRERERGSRRDREGHEDG, encoded by the coding sequence GTGAACAAGAGGACGGTCAACGTGCTCGCATCGATCGGCGCCGGCCTCGCGGTCGGAGGCCTGGCCTTGCTCGCGCGCAACCTGCCGTCATCGCTCCTCAAAGTCGTGCGCGCCGCGCCTCGCGAGGCGAGCGACATGGACGCCGCGCCGCCCACGCCGACCGCCGCGCCGACCTCGGCGCCTTCTGCTGCGCCGTCCCCTGGGCCGGCCGCGTGCCCGGCCGACATGAGCCTCGTCGAGGGCCTCTTCTGCCCGAAGCTCGACTATCGGTGTGCCCGCCCGTCGTCCGAGCCCGGCCACGGCTGCGCCGAGTACGCGCGCGGCATGACCTGCGCCGGCGAGCCCGACCCGAGGCGCTACTGCATCGATCGCTACGAGTGGCCCAACCGCGTCGGCGAGCAGCCGCGTGTGTTCGTCGACTGGCACGAGGCCAAGGCGCTCTGCGCGTCCGCCGGCAAGCGCCTGTGCCGCCGCTCCGAGTGGACCCTCGCCTGCGAGGGCCCCAAGCGCTTGCCCTACGCGTGGGGCTTCGTCCGCCAGCCGAACCCGTGCAACGTCGACCGCGCCTCGATCCCGTTCGACGTCGCCGCGATCCTCGACGAGCGCACCCGCGAGGGCGAGATCGCGCGCCTCTGGCAGGCCGATCCCATCGGCACGCACCCCGCGTGCGTCAGCTCCTTCGGCGCCTACGACATGGCCGGCAACGTCGACGAGTGGACCGACAACCTCGCCGACGACCCCGAGACCCCGCAGCCCTCGACGCTCAACGGCGGCTACTGGGGCCCGGTGCGCAACACCTGCCGCCTGTCGACCAAGACCCACGGCCCGACCTTCAAGTTCTACCAGGTGGGCTTTCGCTGCTGCTCCGACACCATCGACGGCGTGCCCACGCCGCCGCCGCGCCCCTTCATCGATCGCGAGCGCGAGCGGGGATCACGCCGCGATCGGGAGGGCCACGAGGACGGGTGA
- a CDS encoding response regulator, which produces MEVKEQTNPNPNPNQPELFTASDVARFCQVDLKTIHNWADKGEIRHFRTPGRHLRFRRLDVLDFLRKYGYPIPEVLRLGKPKVVAVDDDPAVLASLRKALSKRFELTTFQDPFDALVAVGSIQPDAMVFDVKMTGLDGVKCLERLRSIDATAHIRCIVYSDAEEMKKNATEAGAYDFIKKGEAAELRDSLERLMGLERE; this is translated from the coding sequence ATGGAAGTCAAAGAACAAACGAACCCGAACCCGAACCCGAACCAGCCGGAGCTGTTCACCGCGAGTGACGTCGCTCGTTTCTGCCAGGTGGATCTGAAGACGATCCACAACTGGGCGGACAAGGGTGAGATCCGGCATTTCCGCACGCCGGGCCGGCACCTGCGGTTCCGCAGGCTCGACGTGCTCGATTTCCTGCGCAAGTACGGCTACCCGATTCCGGAGGTCTTGCGTCTGGGCAAGCCGAAGGTGGTGGCCGTCGACGACGATCCGGCCGTGCTCGCCTCGCTGCGCAAGGCGCTGAGCAAGCGCTTCGAGCTGACCACGTTCCAGGATCCGTTCGACGCGCTGGTCGCGGTGGGCAGCATCCAGCCGGACGCGATGGTGTTCGACGTGAAGATGACCGGGCTCGACGGGGTGAAATGCCTCGAGCGCCTCCGGTCGATCGACGCGACGGCGCACATCCGCTGCATCGTGTACTCGGACGCCGAGGAGATGAAGAAGAACGCCACCGAAGCGGGCGCGTACGACTTCATCAAGAAGGGCGAGGCGGCCGAGCTGCGCGATTCCCTCGAGCGGCTGATGGGCCTCGAGCGCGAATGA
- a CDS encoding NUDIX hydrolase — protein sequence MLEFDTNRKGSEPRDAATVVVLRDGDRGLEVFCVRRHARSGFLGGALVFPGGKVDPADADPGWRHRTTTLPARAEEMASERASGLALCVAACREMFEEGRLLPVEPGVTDAELDAIEAEVQAGGLLEALGRRGLSLTLGRLAPFARWVTPEAESRRFDARFYLLVKPEGQSGRHDDRETTMSLWARPADVLDKAARGEFFLAPPTSRTLELLAGARDVHGALSLAARQTLLPICPRFVPGDEKSPPFIALPGDPAHEVRECRVDGPSRYVLRDNRFVGEDANADGKGFASPDVPEVSESLDGQDVPTSKEGSG from the coding sequence TTGCTCGAATTCGATACGAACCGAAAAGGGAGTGAGCCGCGTGATGCGGCGACGGTCGTGGTCCTGCGGGACGGCGATCGGGGGCTCGAGGTTTTTTGCGTGCGCAGGCATGCGCGGTCGGGGTTTCTCGGGGGGGCGCTGGTCTTCCCGGGGGGCAAGGTCGATCCCGCGGATGCCGATCCCGGATGGCGGCATCGGACGACCACGCTGCCCGCGCGCGCGGAGGAGATGGCCAGTGAGCGGGCGAGCGGGCTCGCTCTTTGCGTGGCCGCATGTCGGGAGATGTTCGAAGAGGGGCGCCTTTTGCCGGTCGAGCCGGGTGTCACCGACGCCGAGCTCGATGCCATCGAGGCCGAGGTGCAGGCCGGGGGGCTCTTGGAGGCCCTTGGTCGGCGCGGGTTGTCGCTCACGCTCGGGCGGCTTGCGCCATTCGCGCGCTGGGTGACGCCAGAGGCGGAATCACGGCGGTTCGATGCGCGCTTCTATTTGCTGGTGAAGCCCGAGGGGCAGTCTGGGCGGCATGACGATCGGGAGACGACGATGAGCCTCTGGGCGAGGCCGGCGGACGTCCTTGATAAAGCGGCGCGCGGTGAATTCTTTCTCGCTCCGCCCACGTCGAGGACGCTGGAGTTGCTCGCAGGCGCGCGCGACGTGCACGGTGCGCTCAGCCTGGCGGCTCGCCAGACACTCCTGCCGATCTGCCCGCGATTCGTCCCGGGCGATGAAAAGAGCCCCCCTTTCATCGCTTTACCGGGTGACCCTGCCCACGAGGTAAGGGAATGCCGGGTTGACGGGCCCAGCCGTTACGTCCTCCGTGATAATCGTTTTGTGGGTGAGGACGCAAACGCTGACGGCAAAGGATTCGCTTCTCCCGATGTGCCGGAGGTCTCCGAGAGCCTCGACGGGCAGGACGTGCCGACATCCAAGGAAGGCAGCGGCTAG
- a CDS encoding N-acetylmuramoyl-L-alanine amidase, with translation MESDTGSLRKVCSSLAQKGPALRAGGMCATGGRRTHGSLGRPSARALFAILVGLVACGGSTSGEPVPPPPSDEQRAQILLDPSAALPPRPEVVALADAVAIASSRAGRTERGAALAMLAADLRARAYRIDQADADAREALELYAASASAASGTAAGCEADRRRALLAGEHARDASLAFRELYLASRRQAVLAPRSPCHTALERALAQAAAYRPKAEAMWALEREGNAAAEAASRGGAAPSAIGSALPVPTRTDPTSAPVSTGTANAGEGQVVVTPRDESVAKGPVKITAVEPFGSDKGGRVVIHLSGPAAFQVGTLGADASAGKDARIFVDVARASARGLPRETEVGGVVRRVRLGAQPDGTRVVLDLEASLYRRVFYLPDPFRIVVDVSTRPPVRVEKTGPSGARELRRVVLDPGHGGNDTGAVGPTGLKESVVTLDIAHRAASLVSRELGVETLLTRDDDTFVPLDLRTARANAFHADLFVSIHCNAAENSAARGVMTFSLDRVRDPDGLATRIAARENAPRGRSGSGADAQAIDEEMGLILANLNIGDVSARSKHVAELVQRAALASLGTRWPDTKDHGTKTAGFFVLVGADMPAVLFETSFISSVEDERRLATADYRQKLADAVVNAIRAYKEGK, from the coding sequence GTGGAGTCGGACACGGGGAGCCTCCGGAAGGTGTGCTCGAGCCTCGCGCAAAAGGGCCCCGCACTGCGCGCCGGTGGCATGTGCGCCACCGGGGGCCGGCGGACGCATGGTAGCCTCGGCCGCCCGTCCGCGCGCGCTCTTTTTGCGATCCTCGTCGGCCTCGTCGCCTGCGGTGGGAGCACCTCGGGCGAACCCGTACCCCCGCCCCCGAGCGACGAGCAGCGCGCCCAGATCCTGCTCGATCCGTCCGCAGCCCTGCCGCCCCGGCCCGAGGTCGTCGCCCTCGCAGACGCCGTGGCCATCGCCTCGTCACGCGCAGGACGCACCGAGCGCGGCGCCGCCCTCGCCATGCTCGCCGCGGATCTGCGCGCCCGCGCCTACCGCATCGACCAGGCCGACGCCGACGCCCGCGAGGCCCTCGAGCTGTACGCCGCCTCCGCGAGCGCCGCCTCGGGCACGGCCGCCGGATGCGAGGCCGATCGCCGCCGCGCCCTTCTCGCCGGCGAGCACGCCCGCGACGCATCCCTCGCCTTCCGCGAGCTGTACCTCGCCTCCCGCCGCCAGGCCGTCCTCGCCCCGCGCTCGCCCTGCCACACCGCCCTCGAGCGCGCCCTCGCGCAAGCCGCCGCCTACCGCCCCAAAGCGGAGGCGATGTGGGCCCTCGAGCGCGAAGGCAACGCCGCTGCCGAGGCCGCCTCGCGCGGAGGCGCCGCGCCCTCGGCGATCGGATCCGCGCTCCCGGTGCCCACGCGCACCGACCCCACGAGCGCTCCCGTCAGCACGGGCACGGCGAACGCTGGTGAGGGGCAGGTCGTCGTCACGCCGCGCGACGAGAGCGTGGCCAAGGGTCCCGTCAAGATCACCGCCGTCGAGCCCTTCGGCTCGGACAAGGGCGGGCGCGTGGTCATCCACCTGAGCGGCCCTGCTGCCTTCCAGGTCGGCACGCTCGGCGCCGACGCCAGCGCGGGCAAGGACGCGCGCATCTTCGTCGACGTCGCCCGCGCGAGCGCCCGCGGGCTGCCGCGCGAGACCGAGGTCGGCGGCGTGGTCCGTCGCGTCCGCCTCGGCGCCCAGCCCGACGGCACGCGCGTGGTGCTCGACCTCGAAGCCTCGCTCTACCGCCGCGTCTTCTACCTGCCCGACCCGTTCCGCATCGTCGTCGACGTGAGCACACGCCCCCCGGTGCGTGTGGAAAAGACAGGCCCCTCGGGCGCGCGCGAGCTGCGGCGCGTGGTGCTCGACCCCGGGCACGGCGGCAACGACACGGGCGCCGTGGGCCCGACGGGGCTCAAGGAGAGCGTGGTGACGCTCGACATCGCGCACCGCGCCGCCTCGCTGGTCTCGCGCGAGCTTGGCGTCGAGACGCTGCTCACGCGCGACGACGACACGTTCGTGCCGCTCGATCTGCGCACCGCGCGCGCCAACGCCTTCCACGCCGACCTCTTCGTGTCGATCCACTGCAACGCCGCGGAGAACTCCGCCGCCCGCGGCGTGATGACGTTCTCGCTCGACCGCGTGCGTGATCCCGACGGACTCGCGACGCGCATCGCCGCGCGGGAAAACGCCCCCCGCGGCCGCTCCGGATCCGGCGCCGACGCGCAGGCGATCGACGAGGAGATGGGCCTCATCCTCGCGAACCTGAACATCGGCGATGTCTCGGCCCGCTCGAAGCACGTGGCCGAGCTCGTCCAGCGCGCAGCCCTCGCCTCCCTCGGCACGCGCTGGCCCGACACGAAAGACCACGGCACCAAGACCGCAGGCTTCTTCGTCCTCGTGGGCGCCGACATGCCCGCGGTCCTCTTCGAGACCTCGTTCATCTCGAGCGTCGAGGACGAGCGCCGCCTCGCCACCGCCGACTACCGGCAGAAGCTCGCCGACGCGGTCGTCAACGCGATCCGCGCTTATAAAGAGGGCAAGTGA
- a CDS encoding YbjN domain-containing protein has translation MSDSTPISIPIYADRVTGENFADATTMVNAYLRRFAQKFPHEGDGGHDVASVLDASGYAHVQRGKVTVGINVLERQGVLMIFAPIMEVPSRGRESFYRRILELSFIRTSDAAFAIDGARSEVVVRSLRRLSALDYEEFEDLVTTVGDVADTWHDTLIREYPP, from the coding sequence GTGTCCGACTCCACGCCCATCTCGATCCCGATCTACGCCGACCGCGTCACTGGCGAGAACTTCGCCGACGCGACAACGATGGTCAACGCGTATCTCCGGCGCTTTGCCCAGAAATTCCCCCATGAAGGCGACGGGGGTCACGACGTCGCCTCGGTCCTCGACGCGAGCGGCTACGCGCACGTGCAGCGGGGCAAGGTCACCGTGGGCATCAACGTGCTCGAGCGGCAGGGCGTCCTGATGATCTTCGCGCCCATCATGGAGGTGCCGTCGCGCGGGCGCGAGAGCTTCTACCGCCGCATCCTCGAGCTGTCGTTCATCCGCACGAGCGACGCCGCCTTCGCGATCGACGGCGCGCGCAGCGAGGTGGTGGTGCGCAGCCTGCGCCGGCTGTCGGCGCTCGACTACGAGGAGTTCGAGGATCTCGTCACCACGGTCGGCGACGTCGCCGACACCTGGCACGACACCCTGATCCGCGAGTATCCGCCCTGA
- a CDS encoding formylglycine-generating enzyme family protein yields the protein MKPREAVVFPVVLALSLGTAALLFWPRVRSRDAAAPPPVEPTAAPVEPAVTAPPKPPPPPLPAYVHPSPDSAAACGEGMVLVDGVYCPFVGHRCIDKRENADDVCERFGPEVLCEGTLERKRFCVDVYEYPNMEGVLPAVLVDFNEAKRACAVEGKRLCSVEEWEFACEGPGMWPYPYGAERDAEACNIDRPILPPDMGAFSEPRSVGPEMERVDKRVASGAMPRCISPFGVRDMTGNVDEWVDNPQGKRIEPPYRSSLKGGAWGATRGRCRPITASHDEHFRFYQVGFRCCADPKDGRAANLPPGTRRPKVGRMDLPERDRPPRGRPGRETP from the coding sequence GTGAAGCCGCGCGAGGCCGTCGTCTTCCCGGTCGTGCTGGCTCTGTCGCTCGGGACCGCCGCGCTGCTCTTCTGGCCACGCGTGCGCTCGCGCGACGCCGCCGCGCCGCCCCCCGTCGAGCCCACCGCCGCGCCGGTCGAGCCCGCCGTCACGGCGCCGCCGAAGCCGCCTCCTCCGCCTCTGCCCGCGTACGTGCACCCGAGCCCGGACAGCGCCGCCGCGTGCGGGGAGGGCATGGTGCTCGTCGACGGCGTCTACTGCCCGTTCGTGGGGCATCGCTGCATCGACAAGCGCGAGAACGCCGACGACGTGTGCGAGCGCTTCGGCCCCGAGGTGCTCTGCGAGGGCACGCTCGAGCGCAAGCGCTTCTGCGTCGACGTCTACGAGTACCCCAACATGGAGGGCGTCCTGCCCGCGGTGCTCGTCGACTTCAACGAGGCGAAGCGCGCGTGCGCCGTCGAGGGCAAGCGGCTGTGCTCGGTGGAGGAGTGGGAGTTTGCCTGCGAGGGCCCCGGCATGTGGCCCTACCCGTACGGCGCCGAGCGCGACGCCGAGGCGTGCAACATCGATCGCCCCATCCTGCCCCCCGACATGGGCGCGTTCTCCGAGCCGCGCAGCGTCGGACCCGAGATGGAGCGGGTGGACAAACGCGTCGCTTCGGGCGCGATGCCGCGGTGCATCAGCCCCTTCGGAGTCCGCGACATGACGGGAAACGTCGACGAGTGGGTCGACAATCCTCAGGGCAAACGCATCGAGCCGCCCTACCGATCGTCGTTGAAGGGCGGCGCCTGGGGGGCGACCCGAGGCCGATGCCGGCCGATCACGGCGTCGCACGACGAGCACTTCCGCTTCTACCAGGTGGGCTTTCGCTGCTGCGCCGATCCGAAGGACGGGCGCGCGGCAAACCTCCCGCCGGGCACGCGCCGACCCAAGGTTGGACGGATGGACCTTCCCGAGCGTGACCGCCCGCCTCGGGGCCGGCCCGGGCGGGAAACTCCATGA